In Lathamus discolor isolate bLatDis1 chromosome 1, bLatDis1.hap1, whole genome shotgun sequence, the following are encoded in one genomic region:
- the TNIP2 gene encoding TNFAIP3-interacting protein 2 isoform X2: protein MHLAGLLLALEKGEKGQQRDRGSPSPAMCSVSEGSSTDPLAARFKQVEETLEKLHRENKSLKNKVPRYNALCTLYHESAQQLKHLQLQLAAKEATIRDLRSSLARRPQQPQPAAGGEAGPAGAEPALSLVESLLEQLGQAREQLRDSERLSAQRVEALSQEVQKLNQQLEEKNGEIQQMINKPPYEKEREILRLQKSLAEREKAQATSDVLCRSLTDEMHQLQRKLASTAEMCQHLAKCLEEKQRKEKGSSDDQIPTERPNQLLDNETSLQALICSLQDENRMLKQKVAHVLVYKDDFTSERSDRERAQTKIQELQTEIACLQHQLARRQDSRDTNSRFRVHIGNQNHMYVQTNVEHLRGNSPGQTGMRRTSSQSEQASPPADSRDSELEGRAQGELRCPHCMRFFSDELSDEFLKHVAECCQ, encoded by the exons ATGCACCTGGCCGGGTTACTGCTCGCcctggagaagggagaaaaggggcAGCAGCGGGATCGCGGCTCACCCTCCCCGGCCATGTGCTCGGTAAGCGAGGGCAGCAGCACGGACCCCTTGGCGGCCCGCTTCAAGCAGGTGGAGGAGACGCTGGAGAAGCTGCACCGGGAGAACAAGAGCTTGAAGAATAAAGTGCCTCGGTACAACGCGCTCTGCACCTTGTACCACGAGTCCgctcagcagctgaagcacctccagctgcagctggctGCCAAGGAGGCCACGATCCGGGACCTGCGGAGCAGCCTGGCCCGGCGGCCGCAGCAGCCGCagccggcggcgggcggcgagGCGGGGCCTGCGGGCGCGGAGCCGGCGCTGTCGCTGGTGGAGAGCTTGCTGGAGCAGCTGGGCCAGGCCCGGGAGCAGCTCCGGGACAGCGAGCGGCTCTCGGCGCAGAGAGTGGAGGCCTTGAGCCAG GAAGTACAGAAGCTGAACCAACAACTAGAGGAGAAAAATGGAGAGATACAGCAGATGATAAACAAGCCTCCAtatgaaaaggagagagaaatctTGCGACTTCAGAAGAGCTtggcagagagagagaaggcTCAGGCCACCAGCGATGTTTTGTGCCGTTCACTCACTGACGAAATGCACCAACTTCAACGTAAATTagcttccacagctgaaatgtgtCAACATCTGGCAAAATGTCtagaagagaagcaaagaaaagagaaggggagTTCAGATGACCAGATACCCACTGAAAGACCTAATCAG cttttaGACAATGAAACTTCACTTCAAGCTCTTATCTGCAGCCTACAAGATGAAAACAGgatgttaaaacaaaaagtagCTCAC GTCCTAGTTTATAAAGATGATTTCACATCTGAGAGATCAGACAGAGAACGAGCACAGACCAAAATACAAGAGCTTCAGACAGAAATTGCATGCCTGCAGCACCAGCTAGCAAGAAGACAG gACTCAAGAGACACAAACAGTCGTTTCAGAGTTCACATAGGTAACCAAAATCATATGTACGTGCAGACGAACGTTGAACATCTACGAGGCAATAGCCCAGGCCAAACAGGCATGAGAAGGACATCTTCCCAGTCTGAACAAGCCTCTCCTCCTGCGGACAGTAGAGACTCGGAACTCGAGGGCAGGGCACAGGGTGAACTTAGATGCCCTCACTGTATGAGGTTTTTCAGTGATGAACTCAGCGATGAATTCCTGAAGCATGTTGCTGAATGTTGCCAGTGA
- the TNIP2 gene encoding TNFAIP3-interacting protein 2 isoform X1 — MHLAGLLLALEKGEKGQQRDRGSPSPAMCSVSEGSSTDPLAARFKQVEETLEKLHRENKSLKNKVPRYNALCTLYHESAQQLKHLQLQLAAKEATIRDLRSSLARRPQQPQPAAGGEAGPAGAEPALSLVESLLEQLGQAREQLRDSERLSAQRVEALSQEVQKLNQQLEEKNGEIQQMINKPPYEKEREILRLQKSLAEREKAQATSDVLCRSLTDEMHQLQRKLASTAEMCQHLAKCLEEKQRKEKGSSDDQIPTERPNQLLDNETSLQALICSLQDENRMLKQKVAHVEDLNAKWQKYDASRDEYVKRLHLQLKEMKAQLEQQPALASAPTNSDLMRKEIFRLNKLLEEKMTECIKTKRELEDVKKASEGDNERIQMLEQQVLVYKDDFTSERSDRERAQTKIQELQTEIACLQHQLARRQDSRDTNSRFRVHIGNQNHMYVQTNVEHLRGNSPGQTGMRRTSSQSEQASPPADSRDSELEGRAQGELRCPHCMRFFSDELSDEFLKHVAECCQ, encoded by the exons ATGCACCTGGCCGGGTTACTGCTCGCcctggagaagggagaaaaggggcAGCAGCGGGATCGCGGCTCACCCTCCCCGGCCATGTGCTCGGTAAGCGAGGGCAGCAGCACGGACCCCTTGGCGGCCCGCTTCAAGCAGGTGGAGGAGACGCTGGAGAAGCTGCACCGGGAGAACAAGAGCTTGAAGAATAAAGTGCCTCGGTACAACGCGCTCTGCACCTTGTACCACGAGTCCgctcagcagctgaagcacctccagctgcagctggctGCCAAGGAGGCCACGATCCGGGACCTGCGGAGCAGCCTGGCCCGGCGGCCGCAGCAGCCGCagccggcggcgggcggcgagGCGGGGCCTGCGGGCGCGGAGCCGGCGCTGTCGCTGGTGGAGAGCTTGCTGGAGCAGCTGGGCCAGGCCCGGGAGCAGCTCCGGGACAGCGAGCGGCTCTCGGCGCAGAGAGTGGAGGCCTTGAGCCAG GAAGTACAGAAGCTGAACCAACAACTAGAGGAGAAAAATGGAGAGATACAGCAGATGATAAACAAGCCTCCAtatgaaaaggagagagaaatctTGCGACTTCAGAAGAGCTtggcagagagagagaaggcTCAGGCCACCAGCGATGTTTTGTGCCGTTCACTCACTGACGAAATGCACCAACTTCAACGTAAATTagcttccacagctgaaatgtgtCAACATCTGGCAAAATGTCtagaagagaagcaaagaaaagagaaggggagTTCAGATGACCAGATACCCACTGAAAGACCTAATCAG cttttaGACAATGAAACTTCACTTCAAGCTCTTATCTGCAGCCTACAAGATGAAAACAGgatgttaaaacaaaaagtagCTCAC GTGGAAGACTTAAATGCCAAATGGCAGAAATACGATGCGAGTAGGGATGAGTATGTGAAGCGACTCCACTTGCAGCTAAAAGAGATGAAGGCACAACTGGAGCAGCAGCCCGCCCTAGCTTCAGCACCGACAAATTCTGACCTGATGCGCAAGGAGATATTCCGGTTAAACAagcttctggaagaaaaaatgactgAATGCATAAAAACAAAGAGAGAATTAGAAGATGTGAAGAAGGCTAGTGAAGGAGATAATGAGCGCATACAAATGCTGGAGCAACAG GTCCTAGTTTATAAAGATGATTTCACATCTGAGAGATCAGACAGAGAACGAGCACAGACCAAAATACAAGAGCTTCAGACAGAAATTGCATGCCTGCAGCACCAGCTAGCAAGAAGACAG gACTCAAGAGACACAAACAGTCGTTTCAGAGTTCACATAGGTAACCAAAATCATATGTACGTGCAGACGAACGTTGAACATCTACGAGGCAATAGCCCAGGCCAAACAGGCATGAGAAGGACATCTTCCCAGTCTGAACAAGCCTCTCCTCCTGCGGACAGTAGAGACTCGGAACTCGAGGGCAGGGCACAGGGTGAACTTAGATGCCCTCACTGTATGAGGTTTTTCAGTGATGAACTCAGCGATGAATTCCTGAAGCATGTTGCTGAATGTTGCCAGTGA
- the TNIP2 gene encoding TNFAIP3-interacting protein 2 isoform X3, with the protein MHLAGLLLALEKGEKGQQRDRGSPSPAMCSEVQKLNQQLEEKNGEIQQMINKPPYEKEREILRLQKSLAEREKAQATSDVLCRSLTDEMHQLQRKLASTAEMCQHLAKCLEEKQRKEKGSSDDQIPTERPNQLLDNETSLQALICSLQDENRMLKQKVAHVEDLNAKWQKYDASRDEYVKRLHLQLKEMKAQLEQQPALASAPTNSDLMRKEIFRLNKLLEEKMTECIKTKRELEDVKKASEGDNERIQMLEQQVLVYKDDFTSERSDRERAQTKIQELQTEIACLQHQLARRQDSRDTNSRFRVHIGNQNHMYVQTNVEHLRGNSPGQTGMRRTSSQSEQASPPADSRDSELEGRAQGELRCPHCMRFFSDELSDEFLKHVAECCQ; encoded by the exons ATGCACCTGGCCGGGTTACTGCTCGCcctggagaagggagaaaaggggcAGCAGCGGGATCGCGGCTCACCCTCCCCGGCCATGTGCTCG GAAGTACAGAAGCTGAACCAACAACTAGAGGAGAAAAATGGAGAGATACAGCAGATGATAAACAAGCCTCCAtatgaaaaggagagagaaatctTGCGACTTCAGAAGAGCTtggcagagagagagaaggcTCAGGCCACCAGCGATGTTTTGTGCCGTTCACTCACTGACGAAATGCACCAACTTCAACGTAAATTagcttccacagctgaaatgtgtCAACATCTGGCAAAATGTCtagaagagaagcaaagaaaagagaaggggagTTCAGATGACCAGATACCCACTGAAAGACCTAATCAG cttttaGACAATGAAACTTCACTTCAAGCTCTTATCTGCAGCCTACAAGATGAAAACAGgatgttaaaacaaaaagtagCTCAC GTGGAAGACTTAAATGCCAAATGGCAGAAATACGATGCGAGTAGGGATGAGTATGTGAAGCGACTCCACTTGCAGCTAAAAGAGATGAAGGCACAACTGGAGCAGCAGCCCGCCCTAGCTTCAGCACCGACAAATTCTGACCTGATGCGCAAGGAGATATTCCGGTTAAACAagcttctggaagaaaaaatgactgAATGCATAAAAACAAAGAGAGAATTAGAAGATGTGAAGAAGGCTAGTGAAGGAGATAATGAGCGCATACAAATGCTGGAGCAACAG GTCCTAGTTTATAAAGATGATTTCACATCTGAGAGATCAGACAGAGAACGAGCACAGACCAAAATACAAGAGCTTCAGACAGAAATTGCATGCCTGCAGCACCAGCTAGCAAGAAGACAG gACTCAAGAGACACAAACAGTCGTTTCAGAGTTCACATAGGTAACCAAAATCATATGTACGTGCAGACGAACGTTGAACATCTACGAGGCAATAGCCCAGGCCAAACAGGCATGAGAAGGACATCTTCCCAGTCTGAACAAGCCTCTCCTCCTGCGGACAGTAGAGACTCGGAACTCGAGGGCAGGGCACAGGGTGAACTTAGATGCCCTCACTGTATGAGGTTTTTCAGTGATGAACTCAGCGATGAATTCCTGAAGCATGTTGCTGAATGTTGCCAGTGA